The following proteins come from a genomic window of Heyndrickxia acidicola:
- a CDS encoding SEC-C metal-binding domain-containing protein, translated as MKVNRNDLCPCGSGKKYKKCCMKKDHVANLEELKLERFFVQRHGLVLRLKQFLEESHSMSNYFQLKHEFRTRTKHLLSEDKHEGYFLYWMFFFRTYANGKSGIEWFIEEKGNKLSESERTMAEDWMAMKPAFVQAVDRVGSDIVFEDVFSKERFNIKNIKENIGNFLPWYGAFSLIESFEDYSYFNGVRTFYDPSTIDHVKKQLLKWAEETACTIEKLLVERFLEIVVLLEDKNQPEKHGKTTKEVHQYSLDYRIVNEEYVHDFLYSQENLLVEKWETHHKSLSWVGNWKSYRDSELAEEIRLVDLFGTFTITGNRLQFIALDKEKAEEMKNWLGNLQDSLVLEEDRDEKTFVPSHFDLHNTLVQADANVPQYFALYAQNHASLDIHKQNPILDGNSLMELVQNGRADDADTWLKQSEYTLYQLIQKRFKNVDVTADFNSVRNQLGLKLSPFVTGGAERKAVLEPLLQREKSLHEKDPVYMELGFSEKEMEPFYAADFVQFFTEKTDGKKDNTVRKYKNSLWDLRVAMQLHPHIKQWEECTLPFWEGLIGTDYAGLHENLTKTQVKDFISVLKAFAKWVDQNKAEGISGVLTSSLKKTEAQLMELTEKKAVAAN; from the coding sequence ATGAAAGTAAATAGAAATGATCTTTGCCCATGTGGGAGCGGCAAAAAATACAAGAAATGCTGTATGAAAAAAGACCATGTTGCAAATTTAGAAGAATTAAAGCTCGAGAGATTCTTTGTACAGCGTCATGGACTGGTATTAAGGCTTAAACAGTTTCTCGAAGAAAGCCACTCTATGAGTAACTATTTCCAGTTAAAGCACGAGTTTCGTACAAGAACGAAGCATTTACTAAGTGAAGATAAACATGAAGGATATTTTCTATACTGGATGTTCTTTTTTCGTACATATGCGAATGGAAAGAGTGGAATCGAATGGTTTATTGAGGAAAAAGGGAACAAATTATCTGAAAGTGAACGGACGATGGCCGAGGATTGGATGGCAATGAAGCCAGCGTTTGTACAGGCTGTAGATCGTGTTGGATCAGATATTGTTTTTGAGGACGTTTTTTCAAAAGAGCGTTTCAATATAAAAAATATTAAAGAAAATATCGGGAACTTTTTACCATGGTATGGAGCCTTTAGTTTAATAGAAAGCTTCGAGGACTATTCTTATTTTAATGGCGTTAGGACTTTCTACGATCCATCCACCATCGATCATGTAAAAAAACAATTACTTAAATGGGCGGAGGAAACCGCCTGCACAATAGAAAAGCTGCTGGTTGAACGTTTTCTTGAAATAGTGGTTCTTCTCGAGGATAAGAATCAACCGGAAAAACACGGGAAAACAACAAAAGAAGTCCATCAGTATTCACTGGATTACAGAATAGTAAACGAGGAATATGTGCATGATTTTCTTTATAGCCAGGAAAACTTACTGGTTGAAAAGTGGGAAACGCATCATAAGAGCCTTAGCTGGGTAGGAAATTGGAAAAGCTATAGGGATTCTGAATTGGCTGAAGAGATTCGCCTTGTAGATTTATTCGGAACCTTTACCATTACAGGCAATCGCCTGCAGTTTATTGCACTGGATAAAGAGAAAGCAGAAGAAATGAAAAACTGGCTTGGCAATTTACAAGACAGCCTTGTCCTGGAAGAAGATAGGGACGAAAAGACATTTGTTCCTTCCCACTTTGATCTTCATAATACACTTGTACAGGCAGATGCAAACGTGCCGCAATATTTTGCTCTTTATGCTCAAAATCATGCAAGTCTTGATATTCATAAACAAAACCCTATATTAGACGGAAATTCCTTAATGGAGCTTGTCCAAAATGGAAGAGCAGATGATGCAGATACCTGGTTAAAACAATCAGAGTACACGCTTTATCAGCTTATACAGAAAAGATTTAAAAACGTAGATGTAACCGCTGATTTTAACTCTGTGCGCAATCAGCTGGGACTGAAGCTTTCTCCTTTCGTAACTGGAGGGGCAGAAAGAAAGGCGGTTCTAGAACCTCTTTTACAGCGTGAGAAATCTCTCCATGAAAAGGATCCAGTATACATGGAACTTGGTTTCTCTGAAAAGGAAATGGAGCCTTTCTATGCAGCGGATTTTGTGCAATTCTTTACTGAGAAGACTGATGGAAAAAAGGATAATACAGTCCGAAAATATAAAAACAGCTTATGGGATTTAAGGGTAGCGATGCAGCTCCATCCGCATATCAAGCAATGGGAGGAGTGTACACTTCCTTTCTGGGAAGGCCTAATTGGCACAGATTATGCCGGATTGCATGAAAACTTGACCAAAACCCAAGTAAAGGACTTCATAAGTGTTCTAAAGGCATTTGCAAAATGGGTTGACCAAAATAAGGCTGAGGGTATCTCAGGAGTATTAACATCAAGTTTGAAAAAAACAGAAGCTCAGCTTATGGAACTTACTGAAAAAAAAGCAGTTGCTGCTAATTAA